From the Methanomassiliicoccus luminyensis B10 genome, one window contains:
- a CDS encoding transcriptional regulator, whose translation MKIPCELIVWYVLPSIRRELARELVEKHKLTQAEVARRFGVTDAAISQYLKSKRGTNKELETSGKYEEFKAEIAKAAQRIVDGSDIVTETCRICDMVKKSGMLVSVYEAYTGVKAPACVCPESMQ comes from the coding sequence ATGAAGATACCCTGCGAGCTCATCGTTTGGTATGTCCTTCCTTCGATAAGACGAGAGCTGGCCAGGGAGCTGGTGGAGAAGCACAAGCTCACCCAGGCAGAGGTCGCCAGGCGGTTCGGCGTCACGGACGCGGCCATATCCCAGTACCTGAAGTCCAAGAGAGGGACCAACAAGGAGCTGGAGACCAGCGGCAAGTACGAGGAGTTCAAGGCCGAGATCGCCAAGGCCGCCCAGCGCATCGTGGACGGCTCCGACATAGTGACGGAGACGTGCCGCATCTGCGACATGGTGAAGAAGAGCGGCATGCTGGTGTCGGTCTACGAGGCTTACACCGGCGTCAAAGCCCCTGCCTGCGTGTGCCCTGAGTCCATGCAGTGA
- a CDS encoding DNA-3-methyladenine glycosylase family protein, with protein MRVPEFDLEYTLDCGQSFRWQRDGEWWSGVVGDRVIRLRQRGDRLDIEGNADEKFLSRYLRLDDDLEAIYADISRDARIASVIGRFRGLRIMRQDPWECSASYLLASYSNVARIKKMIAALCQTYGRELGGGKYAFPAPEEIAEGGGDIACCRLGYRADWIKAYARSVASGEFDLEKLKELDYQGAISYLKTVKGIGDKVADCIALFSLDHLEACPVDVRIARAMREIYGVTGSYRKVSGYARKHFGPYAGYAQEYLYMAEDPARKKDVTAWTQGTRRQGL; from the coding sequence ATGAGAGTGCCGGAGTTCGATCTGGAGTACACCCTGGACTGCGGGCAGTCGTTCCGCTGGCAGCGGGACGGGGAGTGGTGGAGCGGGGTGGTCGGCGACCGCGTGATCCGCCTGCGGCAGCGGGGGGACCGCCTTGACATCGAGGGCAACGCGGACGAGAAGTTCCTCTCTCGCTACCTCCGCCTCGATGATGACCTGGAGGCCATCTACGCCGACATATCGAGGGATGCGCGCATCGCCAGCGTCATCGGCCGGTTCAGAGGGCTCAGGATCATGCGCCAGGACCCCTGGGAGTGCTCCGCGTCATATCTCCTGGCGTCGTACTCGAACGTCGCCCGCATCAAGAAGATGATCGCCGCCCTGTGCCAGACCTACGGTCGCGAGCTGGGGGGCGGCAAGTACGCCTTTCCCGCCCCCGAGGAGATCGCGGAGGGCGGCGGGGACATCGCCTGCTGCCGCCTGGGGTACCGCGCCGACTGGATCAAGGCCTACGCCCGCTCAGTAGCGTCGGGGGAGTTCGACCTGGAGAAGCTGAAGGAGCTGGACTACCAGGGGGCGATCTCGTACCTGAAGACCGTGAAGGGCATCGGGGACAAGGTCGCCGACTGCATAGCGCTGTTCTCCCTCGATCACCTGGAGGCCTGCCCGGTGGACGTGCGCATCGCCCGGGCCATGCGGGAGATATACGGGGTCACCGGAAGCTATCGGAAAGTGAGCGGGTACGCCCGGAAGCACTTCGGCCCCTATGCCGGCTATGCCCAGGAGTACCTGTACATGGCGGAGGACCCCGCCAGGAAGAAGGACGTCACTGCATGGACTCAGGGCACACGCAGGCAGGGGCTTTGA
- a CDS encoding adenosine-specific kinase yields MKTEAVALRKPADSNIIVGQSHFIKTAEDLYEALVGSVPGIKFGIAFCEASGDRLVRREGNDGALVECAVDNAVRIGAGHSFVIVIMGAYPINVLRSVKDVPEVCGIFCATANEAEVIVAVTEKGRGIIGVVDGQTPLGVEGEEDIKKRRELLRRFGYKR; encoded by the coding sequence ATGAAGACCGAGGCAGTCGCCCTCAGGAAGCCGGCCGACTCCAACATAATCGTCGGCCAGTCCCATTTCATTAAGACCGCCGAGGACCTGTACGAGGCCCTCGTGGGCTCGGTGCCGGGGATTAAGTTCGGCATCGCCTTCTGCGAAGCGTCCGGCGACCGGCTGGTGCGCAGGGAAGGGAACGACGGCGCCCTGGTGGAGTGCGCTGTCGACAATGCCGTTCGCATCGGGGCGGGGCACTCCTTCGTGATCGTGATAATGGGCGCGTACCCCATCAACGTCCTGAGGAGCGTCAAGGACGTGCCGGAGGTCTGCGGGATATTCTGCGCCACCGCCAACGAGGCCGAGGTCATCGTGGCCGTGACGGAGAAGGGCCGCGGGATCATCGGGGTGGTGGACGGGCAGACCCCTCTCGGCGTGGAGGGGGAAGAGGACATCAAAAAGCGGCGCGAGCTGCTCCGCCGCTTCGGGTACAAGCGCTGA